The following DNA comes from Sparus aurata chromosome 3, fSpaAur1.1, whole genome shotgun sequence.
GCTCCTAAGCAGTCCCATTTACAATCACAAATGCTTGGGAACACTCACGCTCCTCCCCCAGCATCAGAACATGTGGACAATCTGTAGCTGCCCTTGAAAGGTACTCCACCATGTTAGTTCCAggctgagaaaaaaagacaaaacacaattGATACAAGTTATTACAACAGGCTAGGTTCAGTGAGGGAGATGTACAGTACTTCTGGAGTGTCACAAATTGAAAGAAATATATAACTGTGACAGACAACATGACCCCAAAAATCTGTATGGATTGCACCAAGGATTTATGAACCATTCCACCCCTACCCTTAACTCACCAGCTGGACATCAATAAAGGTTTTTCGACTCTCCAAGCTGCTGGGCCGGAATACTCTCCTTCCAACTTTGTATGGTGCAGCTGGGAGCAGGACGGGGAGCAGCAGCAAGGCAATATCCCCTTCTATGTCTGataaatcattaaaatgttacataaaatatttaaatcatttcataCAAGTTAGAATCTGAATTTTATTCACTGGATCCATAGGGGTCCACGCAAACTATAGACAATGACAAAATAGGTGTTATAGAATGCTACAGATGGCAAAAAGATGATTACGAAGGTGTAAATGCTCTGTCCTATGCAAAGTTAGGATGAATGGACAAAATATATGGCCATATGTTAATAACTCTGCCAATGACAAAatcagtaaattaaaaaatctgATTACCTGCCATCTGTGAATGTAGATTGGTGTCAGCAGGCTTCTCCTTCTTAGCCATGCAAATAATGTAGAATGtataataaagaaaacataGGCAGATGTTAAATAAACTATCATCGATTGTTTACAATTTCTTCTGAGGAGGAAACCTTACCATGCCTGGAGTGTCCACTAAGCAAGGAAACTCAGCAATGATCTGAGGAATTGACACCGTGCCATTTGAACTGATCCACTGTGCCCTATGGATGGCAGCGTCACACATGTACTGGACAACCTGGGATTGGGGCCAGATGTTATTTGTTAGCCACTCTTTCATCTGGATGGCCCACTCTCCAGTTATCGGGGATTCTGCAATATGTGACAAATTAGTGAATTCTAAGGACCTGCAAGACAGACACAACTTTAAAGTGTGAAATTTGAGTGAGACAAGTTTAGTTTGTTGCAAACTAGACAATGTGTCGCATTTCACATTTACTACAGATAAAAGAACATGGCCTCTTTCTGTACTTGGCACAATGATCTGGGTTTCTCTTTGTGGCACCTCTGCAGAATTCTTCTGCTTGCTGCATCGGAGCCTTTTCCATACATTGCGGAGGCGCTCCTCCAAA
Coding sequences within:
- the LOC115578354 gene encoding uncharacterized protein LOC115578354, whose translation is MERYGESPTSGTKTMLASVIVDQFPCLRDSLGTGFDAWFTPGRNHRPATGFLEERLRNVWKRLRCSKQKNSAEVPQRETQIIVPSTERGHVLLSVVNVKCDTLSSLQQTKLVSLKFHTLKLCLSCRSLEFTNLSHIAESPITGEWAIQMKEWLTNNIWPQSQVVQYMCDAAIHRAQWISSNGTVSIPQIIAEFPCLVDTPGMKEKPADTNLHSQMADIEGDIALLLLPVLLPAAPYKVGRRVFRPSSLESRKTFIDVQLPGTNMVEYLSRAATDCPHVLMLGEERECSQAFVIVNGTA